Proteins from a genomic interval of Bombus affinis isolate iyBomAffi1 chromosome 14, iyBomAffi1.2, whole genome shotgun sequence:
- the LOC126923878 gene encoding uncharacterized protein LOC126923878 isoform X2, whose protein sequence is MEDSYTVHRRRKAAARRREKTPDPSSRNQRLVETSDDEEEARRARMEQMAEDAERAELEDREKRSKEEDLQLKVEERKKRSPSKVKDTDGRKVSEEKKSSASPQKESQARESDAKDETTAQSVKKELASQVDNGSPTKEATKSGEVVTKYQDTIPSSKDIDGDIDQPIEPRKVERRLKKKSRERMERHGQSTDSSDMEEIDRHPRRTKSPETGKFRIKKSSSKKISSGDSEVGVKEAIEKPPREKKSSKQKLEEDDEAKLERRRSRVHSQTDDTDEDRKMKKSESFPRQAEEVAMKRSSSDIKKQIIPLSNDSLMKDFARAQEEYLKREQNILDADIPDVFEDAQEEKPLRRRKFSTPLTETEQEAIERSIEKLKESERRKGWFSWLPFFGKKKEDKEDDDPEKKEDYEEPEKVKPPKQKEEPTKVKTEDKFLEVKLDQPAKVTFMDFLRAMKDVVAEFKAFVAQNPREARIVRGLRNRCLSELMLVMIYCGLGAFIFRFTEGAFETFYKCGVKRVKRDFLDSLWNYSHNLREDDWKSMARRKLMEFEEQLHTAHEAGVHTYSGQRSWSFLNAVVYCLTVITTIGYGHISPSTTTGRAITIVYAIFGIPMFLIILADFGKLFTRGIKFLWAFVRRVYYTGSCRKVRRTVPVQEVMKGVQLVYDLATFKRPSQINPEDIEEIQKQAPQSQTVLNLDGNVPDTPGTPAMSAFAIDDEFNLPISVAIFILLGYIFIGATLFCLSEGWGFFESFYFVFISMSTIGFGDYVPKTVSFENQKVNQETDKQTQILKRTNNAHHRIYTLFRTCFSHKPHFGTIARVFLVKIKTKKKKKNHR, encoded by the exons ATGGAGGACAGTTACACAGTACACAGGCGGCGCAAAGCCGCGGCCAGAAGGCGCGAGAAGACACCGGACCCTTCCTCGAGGAACCAACGATTGGTGGAAACttccgacgacgaggaagaggCGAGACGCGCCAGGATGGAGCAGATGGCGGAGGATGCTGAGCGAGCCGAGTTGGAGGATCGGGAGAAAAGAAGCAAGGAGGAAGATTTGCAGCTGAAGGtcgaggaaagaaagaagaggagtccAAGCAAGGTCAAGGACACTGATGGTAGAAAGGTGAGCGAAGAGAAGAAGAGTTCTGCTTCTCCTCAGAAAGAATCGCAAGCACGTGAGAGTGACGCTAAAGATGAGACCACTGCACAGTCGGTAAAGAAGGAATTGGCCAGCCAAGTGGATAACGGAAGTCCAACGAAGGAAGCGACCAAGAGTGGAGAAGTTGTTACGAAGTATCAGGATACTATACCGAGCTCAAAGGATATTGATGGTGATATAGATCAACCGATTGAACCGAGGAAGGTGGAAAGACGTTTGAAGAAGAAGTCGAGGGAAAGAATGGAGAGACACGGTCAGTCGACTGACTCTAGCGATATGGAGGAGATAGACAGGCATCCGAGAAGAACTAAATCGCCAGAAACAGGGAAATTTAGAATAAAGAAGAGTTCCTCGAAGAAAATTAGCAGTGGTGATTCTGAAGTTGGAGTAAAAGAGGCGATCGAGAAGCCTCCAAGGGAGAAGAAGTCCAGTAAACAGAAGCTTGAGGAAGACGACGAAGCGAAACTTGAAAGAAGACGTTCTAGAGTTCATAGTCAAACTGACGATACCGACGAAGATCGTAAAATGAAGAAAAGCGAATCTTTCCCTCGGCAGGCGGAAGAAGTCGCGATGAAGAGATCCTCCTCTGACATAAAGAAGCAGATAATTCCTTTGAGTAACGACAGTCTAATGAAAGATTTCGCTAGGGCCCAGGAGGAATACCTGAAGAGAGAGCAGAACATTCTCGATGCCGATATTCCGGACGTGTTCGAGGATGCTCAAGAAGAAAAGCCgctaagaagaagaaaattcaGTACACCGCTCACAGAGACGGAACAAGAAGCCATCGAGAGATCTATCGAGAAGCTGAAAGAGTCTGAGAGAAGAAAAGGTTGGTTTTCTTGGCTGCCATTCTTTGGCAAGAAGAAGGAAGACAAAGAAGACGATGACCCAGAGAAGAAAGAAGACTACGAAGAACCAGAGAAAGTCAAACCACCAAAACAAAAAGAAGAACCAACAAAAGTTAAAACAGAAGACAAATTCTTAGAAGTAAAACTGGACCAACCGGCGAAAGTCACTTTCATGGACTTTTTAAGGGCGATGAAAGACGTGGTTGCAGAATTTAAGGCGTTCGTCGCGCAAAATCCTCGAGAAGCACGAATTGTAAGAGGATTGAGAAATCGTTGCCTGTCAGAATTAATGTTGGTGATGATCTACTGTGGTTTGGGCGCGTTCATTTTCCGGTTCACCGAGGGTGCATTCGAGACGTTCTACAAATGCGGCGTGAAACGCGTGAAACGAGATTTCCTGGATAGTTTGTGGAACTACAGTCACAATCTGAGGGAAGACGACTGGAAGAGCATGGCTCGCCGGAAGTTAATGGAGTTTGAGGAGCAGTTGCACACTGCTCATGAAGCGGGCGTCCATACATACAGCGGGCAAAGAAGCTGGAGCTTTCTCAACGCTGTCGTGTACTGTCTGACAGTAATAACCACTATCG GATACGGACATATTTCACCTAGTACCACCACCGGAAGAGCCATCACAATAGTTTACGCTATCTTCGGTATCCCGATGTTTCTGATAATATTAGCCGATTTTGGCAAATTATTCACGCGTGGTATCAAGTTCCTCTGGGCGTTCGTCCGAAGGGTGTATTATACCGGAAGTTGTCGCAAGGTTCGTCGAACCGTACCTGTTCAG GAAGTGATGAAAGGCGTGCAATTAGTTTACGACCTAGCAACGTTTAAGAGGCCCTCGCAGATTAATCCAGAGGATATCGAAGAAATACAAAAGCAGGCTCCGCAATCTCAAACGGTCCTCAACTTGGATGGAAACGTGCctgacacaccaggaacaccgGCGATGTCCGCGTTCGCCATCGACGACGAATTTAATCTACCAATCTCTGTTGCCATCTTCATTCTACTCGGTTACATTTTCATAGGCGCCACATTGTTCTGTTTATCGGAAGGATGGGGCTTCTTCGAGAGCTTCTACTTCGTTTTCATCTCCATGAGCACTATCGGCTTCGGCGATTACGTGCCAAAG